Proteins encoded within one genomic window of Camelina sativa cultivar DH55 chromosome 19, Cs, whole genome shotgun sequence:
- the LOC104768014 gene encoding uncharacterized protein LOC104768014, with product MNLRLHLGEMKETFDMEKAVCNHGFFMMAPNVWNPSSKSLHRPLTLSDSSSTDVTISHPSGLSILVIQVHGINNVSRVDESLILQQVGRMLRLSDKDERDIVEFQQAHEAARKSGFGRIFRSPSLFEDMVKSILLCNSDWGKTLLMASRLCKLQSKLADGTVRPLSVSKKRKLNPKPWKAANGNFPSAKEIASLDKDVINEHCKLGYRANQIVNLAKKVENGSLNLEKMEMGEMEVDEVVGKLKKLKGFGPFASATVLMCMGYYHLVPSDTETLRLLREVYT from the coding sequence ATGAATTTGAGATTACATCTTGGAGAGATGAAAGAAACATTTGATATGGAGAAAGCAGTGTGTAACCATGGTTTCTTCATGATGGCTCCAAACGTGTGGAACCCTTCATCAAAGTCACTACATCGACCGTTAACCCTTTCGGATTCTTCTTCCACGGATGTGACCATTTCTCATCCCTCCGGACTCTCAATTCTTGTAATCCAAGTCCACGGCATCAATAATGTTTCGAGAGTGGACGAATCACTCATCTTGCAACAAGTGGGGAGGATGCTGAGGTTGTCAGACAAGGACGAACGTGACATTGTTGAGTTTCAACAAGCCCATGAGGCCGCAAGGAAGAGTGGTTTCGGTAGGATTTTCCGCTCTCCGTCTCTCTTTGAAGATATGGTCAAATCTATTTTGTTGTGTAATTCCGATTGGGGTAAGACACTACTCATGGCTTCTCGTCTCTGCAAATTGCAATCAAAGCTAGCTGACGGCACAGTTAGGCCTCTTAGCGtatcaaaaaagagaaaactaaaCCCAAAACCCTGGAAGGCAGCTAATGGAAACTTCCCGAGTGCCAAGGAAATAGCAAGCCTTGATAAAGATGTGATAAATGAGCACTGTAAACTTGGATACAGAGCAAATCAAATAGTAAACTTAGCAAAGAAGGTTGAAAATGGTTCACTGAATCTTGAAAAGATGGAAATGGGAGAGATGGAAGTGGATGAAGTGGTTGGGAAACTGAAAAAGTTAAAGGGCTTTGGTCCTTTTGCTAGTGCTACAGTGCTTATGTGTATGGGTTATTACCATCTTGTTCCATCTGATACCGAAACCTTAAGACTCTTACGTGAGGTATATACTTAA
- the LOC109130871 gene encoding uncharacterized protein LOC109130871 encodes MNVTEEPRQRSVPAEPRQRSAPEEPRQRSAREEPRRSESGARDPMLSVFQEILAHMREQSSRPSASEAPSFLKIVKIMKDLGTDNFRGGSNTFEADQWLQNLEKNFDATRCQEDYKKDVAVYYLKDDASDWWASVKRHYGQTNPTWTEFRKEFKGKYFPPEARDRLENEFISLEQGEKSVRELESIFTRLRKYVYRGREDEAVMARHFLHALRPDIQGRLMSVTYQRVDELAERAVNMEENIEMEKEAIRQDQEKNKAKMMSSDGKSRKRSQFNQEGRSPKPKKGGVVCYSCGESGHYFRECSKAERSYRPVPSHIICYNCGRGGHYKASCPMNNAIVAVPEARYPPLTSPEDEQPVKRQVREDRVYPSP; translated from the coding sequence ATGAATGTCACTGAAGAGCCAAGACAAAGGAGTGTACCAGCGGAGCCAAGACAAAGGAGTGCACCCGAGGAGCCAAGACAACGGAGCGCGCGCGAAGAGCCACGACGTTCAGAGAGTGGAGCAAGAGACCCTATGTTATCTGTGTTCCAAGAGATATTAGCACATATGCGAGAACAATCGTCACGCCCAAGTGCATCAGAGGCCCCGAGCTTCCTGAAGATTGTGAAGATCATGAAAGATTTGGGAACCGATAATTTTAGAGGAGGATCAAACACGTTTGAAGCAGATCAATGGTTGCAAAACCTGGAGAAGAATTTTGACGCAACCCGATGCCAAGAAGACTACAAGAAAGACGTTGCAGTATACTACTTGAAGGATGATGCTAGTGATTGGTGGGCTAGTGTGAAGAGACACTATGGTCAAACAAATCCAACATGGACGGAGTTTCGAAAGGAGTTTAAAGGAAAGTATTTTCCACCGGAGGCTAGAGATAGATTAGAGAATGAGTTCATAAGCTTGGAACAAGGCGAGAAGAGCGTTCGAGAACTTGAATCAATCTTTACTCGACTACGGAAGTACGTGTACCGAGGACGAGAAGATGAAGCAGTTATGGCACGTCACTTTTTACATGCGCTACGACCAGACATCCAGGGTAGGCTCATGTCTGTAACTTACCAACGAGTTGATGAGTTGGCTGAGAGAGCTGTAAACATGGAGGAGAACATAGAAATGGAGAAGGAAGCCATCCGTCAAGACCAAGAGAAGAACAAGGCGAAGATGATGTCAAGTGATGGCAAAAGTCGAAAGAGGAGTCAATTCAACCAAGAAGGGCGTAGTCCAAAGCCAAAGAAAGGAGGAGTTGTGTGTTACTCATGTGGAGAGTCGGGCCATTATTTTCGAGAGTGCTCAAAGGCAGAAAGGAGTTATCGCCCAGTGCCATCTCACATCATATGTTATAATTGTGGCAGGGGTGGCCATTACAAAGCATCATGTCCGATGAACAATGCCATAGTAGCAGTGCCAGAAGCAAGATATCCCCCACTGACCAGTCCCGAAGATGAGCAACCGGTGAAGCGGCAAGTAAGAGAGGATCGCGTGTATCCTTCCCCTTAG